In a single window of the Salmo trutta chromosome 21, fSalTru1.1, whole genome shotgun sequence genome:
- the LOC115157521 gene encoding death-associated protein kinase 3 produces the protein MAGFRQEDVEVFYDMGEELGSGQFAIVRKCKDKSSGSEYAAKLIKKRRLSSSRRGVSREEIEREVNILREIQHSNIITLHDIFENKTDVILILELVSGGELFDFLAEKESLTEEEATQFLKQILDGVHYLHSKRIAHFDLKPENIMLLDKNVPNPRIKLIDFGIAHQIKAGNEFKNIFGTPEFVAPEIVNYEPLGLEADMWSIGVITYILLSGASPFLGETKQETLTNISAVNYDFDEEYFSNTSELAKDFIRRLLVKDPKKRMTIDDSLQHPWIKVIKRRNVRQEESGKKPERRRLKTTRLKEYTIKSHSSMPPNNTYVNFERFSQVLEEIAAAEEGLRDLEQNQRSCREDVAALLSIYEEKEGWYKEENQSIASDLGHIRQELQRTQAQRRQSQEDARATMLAANALKRKFGRLENRYEVLAEQVASEVLWVEELVRGIEKEKDSLVMP, from the exons ATGGCTGGCTTCAGACAAGAGGATGTGGAGGTGTTCTACGATATGGGGGAAGAGCTGGGGAG TGGACAATTTGCCATCGTACGGAAGTGTAAAGACAAGAGTTCTGGCTCGGAGTACGCCGCCAAGTTAATCAAGAAGCGTCGCCTGTCGTCCAGCCGCCGGGGCGTGAGCCGCGAGGAGAtcgagagggag GTGAACATCCTGAGAGAGATCCAGCACAGCAACATCATCACGCTGCACGACATCTTCGAGAACAAGACAGACGTCATCCTCATCCTAGAGCT CGTGTCTGGAGGGGAACTATTTGACTTCCTGGCAGAGAAGGAGTCTCTAACAGAGGAGGAGGCCACACAGTTCCTCAAACAGATCCTGGATGGGGTCCACTATCTACACTCCAAACGCATCGCTCACTTTGACCTGAAG CCGGAGAACATCATGCTGCTTGATAAGAACGTTCCCAACCCCAGGATCAAACTCATCGACTTTGGCATCGCTCATCAGATCAAAGCTGGAAATGAGTTTAAGAATATCTTCGGAACGCCAGAGTTTGTTG CTCCAGAGATAGTCAACTATGAACCACTCGGACTGGAGGCTGACATGTG GAGTATTGGAGTTATCACGTACATTCT TTTGAGTGGTGCCTCTCCGTTCCTGGGGGAGACCAAGCAGGAGACTCTGACCAACATCTCTGCTGTCAACTATGACTTTGACGAGGAGTACTTCAGCAACACCAGTGAGCTGGCCAAGGACTTCATCAGACGCCTGCTGGTCAAGGATCCCAA GAAGAGGATGACCATCGATGACAGCCTTCAGCATCCCTGGATCAAG gtGATCAAGAGGCGGAACGTGCGCCAGGAGGAGAGCGGGAAGAAGCCGGAGCGCAGGCGCCTGAAGACCACGCGTCTAAAGGAGTACACCATCAAGTCCCACTCCTCCATGCCCCCCAACAACACCTACGTCAACTTCGAACGCTTCTCCCAGGTGCTGGAGGAGATCGCTGCTGCTGAGGAGGGGCTGAGAGACCTGGAACAAAACcagag GTCGTGCCGGGAGGACGTGGCTGCTCTCCTGTCTATCTACGAGGAGAAGGAGGGCTGGTACAAGGAGGAGAACCAGAGCATCGCCAGCGACCTGGGTCACATCCGCCAGGAGCTGCAGCGTACCCAGGCCCAGCGCAGGCAGAGTCAGGAGGACGCCCGCGCCACCATGCTGGCTGCTAACGCCCTCAAGAGGAAGTTTGGCCGTCTGGAGAACCGTTACGAGGTCCTGGCAGAACAGGTGGCGTCGGAGGTGCTCTGGGTGGAGGAGCTGGTcagggggatagagaaggagaAGGACAGCCTCGTCATGCCCTGA
- the lsm7 gene encoding U6 snRNA-associated Sm-like protein LSm7 — protein MADRNKEGEKKKKESIFDLSKYIDKQIRVKFQGGREASGVLKGFDPLLNLVLDSTIEYLRDPDDQFKLTEDTRQLGLVVCRGTSVVLICPQDGMEAIPNPFIQQQDG, from the exons ATGGCG GACAGAAacaaggaaggagagaagaaaaagaaggagagcATCTTTGACCTGTCCAAGTACATCGATAAACAAATCCGTGTCAAGTTCCAGGGAGGACGAGAGG CTAGTGGAGTCCTAAAGGGGTTTGACCCCCTGTTGAACCTGGTATTGGACAGCACCATCGAGTACTTGCGAG ACCCTGACGACCAGTTCAAGCTGACCGAGGACACGCGCCAGCTGGGTCTGGTGGTGTGTCGAGGGACCTCAGTGGTGCTCATTTGTCCTCAGGACGGCATGGAGGCCATCCCCAACCCCTTCATACAACAGCAGGACGGATAG